One stretch of Triticum urartu cultivar G1812 unplaced genomic scaffold, Tu2.1 TuUngrouped_contig_5809, whole genome shotgun sequence DNA includes these proteins:
- the LOC125529744 gene encoding 60S ribosomal protein L37a-1, protein MTKRTKKAGIVGKYGTRYGASLRKQIKKMEVSQHSKYFCEFCGKFAVKRKAVGIWGCKDCGKVKAGGAYTMNTASAVTVRSTIRRLREQTEA, encoded by the exons ATG ACGAAGCGCACCAAGAAGGCTGGAATTGTTGGCAAATATG GTACACGTTATGGTGCCAGTTTGCGTAAGCAGATCAAGAAGATGGAGGTGTCTCAGCACTCCAAGTACTTCTGTGAGTTCTGCGGGAAG TTTGCTGTGAAGAGGAAAGCAGTTGGAATTTGGGGATGCAAGGACTGTGGGAAGGTGAAGGCTGGCGGTGCTTACACCATGAA CACTGCCAGTGCGGTCACTGTCAGGAGCACCATCCGTCGCTTGAGGGAGCAGACTGAAGCATAA